A segment of the Populus nigra chromosome 12, ddPopNigr1.1, whole genome shotgun sequence genome:
AAGTTATCATAAATGAGCAGTGTGGATACTTGATGCGGACAAAGGTATCTTCATCAAATGAAGGAGGAGTTGCAGCTGGATTCGCAGTCTTGGACAGTATATACTTGAATTAACAGAGTAGCTTAATAATTTCTCCAAGTGGGTTTATTTTCTTAACCCAAAGACTTAATGGTTAACTTCGCATGTGTGCTAACAGCTTTCAGCACCAGATTTGACAATTGTTCAGATAAATGGGTCCTCGAGTCAAGTTTttctcgagaaaaaaaaaaattgtcccaCCATTTCCATATTTTTTCAGAAAGAAACATTGAGAGGCAGGAGTTCCCTTTCTTACCCTGTTCCCACTTTCTGATGGGTGGTTTTCCTTCCCGGCATTTTTGTAATAAATCATTTGTAACTGTATCAGCAAACAAAGCAATTTGGAACCATACACGGCTactcaaaattttataatacaGCAACTGTGATAAGTAAAATTCAAGTGAGATTTGTAATTTAATACAGCTGGTTGGAGCAATTGTATTGAACTCTAGCTGCTATGTTGTGGTGCCTGAATCGTCATATTCTAATGATTTTGCCTCACTGCTCCTCCCGCAAAGAAAAGTGAAGTAGGGCAGGTTCAGGTAGTGCAAGCAATGATTCACAATATGTGGCGATAAAATGGGCTGCAGGAAGATAAACCTGTAGAAATTTCTCTGAAAGATGTAAAAATTGGAAGAAGGTATTTTCATGGGATGCATACAATTAGGGTCAATGAAGGGATTATGTCAAAGCTTCAAAACGAAAACCAATCTATCTCCTTGCTGGACGTCCCTTATTCTCTTACAACAGctcaaagaaaaatcattttgttttgcagtacataaaattacaaagaaatgcTTGTATCAGAGTGGTGAAATGAAGAATCATTTATGTATAAGCACTTGAGGGTCTAGTTGCTGTGGTCAATCatgtgacttgttccgttcctgtcccgggttcgaccctctatgtgcacgcctgtcacccccgcggtgtctAACCTGCCCCTGAGCTTGCAGGATGTCTAGTGGGCCGTGGgaaatagtcgtggtgcgcgcaagctggcccggacacccacatgaataaaaaaaaagaatcatttaTGTATAATCATTCCAGTGTTCTAATTTCCTTTGCATATAAGGCATCCTAATGATGACTCCATATTGAAAAGAGTAGCTAAAAAGTgcaaaaagaatatttatataCACAAGAGACCCCTGTAAAAAAGGGTTAAACAAGCTACTCCACATTCTAAAAcctaatgattttcttttttttttttcttttttgatttgatGGCAGGGGGTATATTTGAGTCAACTTATGTGTCAAAATTCTTTTCTTGGCTGATCTTAATGGCGCACCTCTCCGATCGGATTTGTCTTTTTTAGGCTATGAATAGTGTTATTGTCTGCATAAGTTATATTTTCTCCCCACCCCAGTTCTAGAGCTCGTTGCTCCCACAATGCTGTAAGTTTACGCTCCTCCACCAGTCCAGCCTCGGCTCTCTCCCTTCCTGCTTCGCAAGTTTCTGTGTGCGCACTGCATTTTTGTGCTTCGGTTTGATATTGTAAAGAAATTCTCCTAGCAGTTGTTACCAAATTCCTTGTCTGCTCCAATGTTTCATTAGCTACTCTTTTTTGTAAATCAATCTCCTCTGATATTAAATCAGCTACACCCTTCTTCATTTCTTCACTTATTTCTGGATCGTGCTTGCCACATTCTGCAAATACAATATTAAGACTTCTGATAACTTGGTAAAACTAGCTTGACAAAGAATACGGGTAAATCATCTTTAGTAGAGTATAAATCTTCC
Coding sequences within it:
- the LOC133669992 gene encoding uncharacterized protein LOC133669992, encoding MAYTSEHYGFSNGALRVVLALVAMFCVVYIVGPGLFSKGSSNDAQASCFCDCNCFEVDLSLTLEFINNSYPECGKHDPEISEEMKKGVADLISEEIDLQKRVANETLEQTRNLVTTARRISLQYQTEAQKCSAHTETCEAGRERAEAGLVEERKLTALWEQRALELGWGENITYADNNTIHSLKKTNPIGEVRH